One stretch of Eupeodes corollae chromosome 2, idEupCoro1.1, whole genome shotgun sequence DNA includes these proteins:
- the LOC129946674 gene encoding glutaminyl-peptide cyclotransferase has protein sequence MKISTSSLLTLLAFAGSCYFSSFSNAQSTNSFQQNYNDDNPHLNEVLSQILVPRVVGSPGHTAVREFIAKEMQSLGFNIETDKFTSNVPIFGNLTFYNLIATYNPDADAFLTLACHYDSKYFKDIPNFLGAIDSAVPCAIMINVAKTLSPYLSKNIKGRKDIGLMLIFFDGEEAFLDWNDQDSVYGSRHLARKLSESTSMLRSNQVTRNIDKIEVLVLLDLIGAANSKFYNFYPNTQSLHSSLSAIEHSLNKQKQLEGHNLMFMRKYASGYVDDDHRPFLQQNVPILHVISTPFPKQWHTADDNAENLHWPSIRNFNKILRVFVYEYLNRHTEGVNYRA, from the exons ATGAAAATCTCAACAAGTTCACTGTTGACACTGTTGGCCTTCGCTGGAAGCTGCTACTTCTCGTCGTTCTCTAATGCTCAG tcaaCAAACTCCTTTCAGCAAAATTATAACGATGACAATCCCCATCTTAACGAAGTATTATCTCAAATCTTGGTTCCACGAGTGGTGGGCAGTCCAGGTCATACTGCAGTTCGTGAATTTATTGCaaa agaAATGCAATCATTAGGCTTTAACATTGAAACAGACAAATTTACATCCAATGTTCCAATATTtggaaatttgacattttataacttGATAGCAACTTACAACCCAGACGCTGATGCATTTCTTACACTTGCCTGCCATTAtgatagtaaatattttaaagacataCCAAATTTCCTGGGCGCCATTGACTCAGCAGTTCCATGTGCAATAATGATTAATGTGGCTAAAACTCTTTCTCCATATctaagtaaaaatattaaaggacGCAAGGATATTGGTTTGATG TTAATATTTTTCGATGGAGAGGAAGCGTTTTTAGATTGGAATGATCAAGACTCCGTCTATGGTTCTAGGCATTTAGCTAGAAAACTTAGTGAGTCAACGTCAATGCTTCGAAGCAATCAGGTGACTCGAAACATTGATAAAATC gAAGTTCTTGTGCTTTTGGATCTTATTGGTGCTGCAAATTCGAAGTTCTACAATTTCTACCCAAACACACAAAGTCTCCACAGTTCGTTGAGTGCAATTGAGCATTCGCTGAACAAACAAAAGCAACTGGAAGGTCACAATTTGATGTTTATGAGGAAATACGCATCCGGTTATGTTGATGATGACCACCGTCCATTCTTACAACAAA atGTTCCAATTCTTCATGTGATCTCAACACCATTCCCCAAACAATGGCATACCGCTGATGATAATGCTGAGAACTTGCATTGGCCATCGATACGTAATTTCAACAAGATCTTAAGAGTTTTTGTTTACGAGTACCTTAACAGACACACAGAGGGAGTGAATTACAGAGCGTag
- the LOC129946673 gene encoding ribosome biogenesis regulatory protein homolog: protein MDIVKEVLEKQQRELDKYKTINVEKHLEVRLDVGMMLCSDPNDLDEEELKNNKENYLKDLTRDNTQILINAIWELPTERVDECIVAKLPAPTTILPRLRKPPGPKPLTKWEKFAKEKGIKKKKKDKKVFDEVLDKWVPTYGFKRADAEKQRDWVLEVPKNVDPDSDMFQKKIDLRSEKVAKNEIQRMKNIVRARKQEVPRSGYLGAEAASSSQLLTAVTVAKSSTASVGKFQNKLPKEKEARGIGVKELIPGAKRKASHLSDVPEKEANLDLIKSVLNKKPKFDIEKAISLQKNEARAERNNQEAEEGGKRSKKRKGGGKGSRKAAKKPKSNQGQRAPSKKASMGKKRR from the exons atggaTATCGTAAAAGAAGTACTAGAGAAACAACAGCGTGAATTAGACAAATACAAAActataaatgttgaaaaacattTAGAAGTTCGTTTGGATGTAGGAATGATGTTGTGCTCTGATCCAAATGATTTGGACGAGGAAGAATtaaa aaataataaagaaaactatttaaaagacCTGACAAGAGATAACACACAGATATTGATCAATGCAATTTGGGAACTACCTACAGAACGTGTTGATGAATGTATAGTTGCCAAACTGCCGGCTCCCACAACAATATTGCCGCGTCTACGAAAGCCTCCCGGTCCTAAACCACTTACCAAATGGGAGAAGTTTGCAAAGGAAAAGGGtatcaagaagaagaagaaggacaAGAAGGTGTTCGATGAAGTTTTGGAC aaatggGTGCCGACATACGGTTTCAAGCGAGCTGATGCAGAAAAACAAAGAGATTGGGTTTTGGAGGTACCCAAAAATGTCGACCCCGACTCAGACATGTTCCAGAAAAAGATTGATTTGCGTAGTGAGAAGGTGGCCAAGAACGAAATTCAGCGTATGAAGAATATTGTTCGCGCGAGGAAACAAGAAGTACCCCGTTCTGGGTATCTTGGTGCCGAAGCAGCTTCGTCCAGCCAGCTACTGACAGCCGTTACAGTAGCAAAATCATCTACAGCATCAGTTGGTAAATTCCAAAATAAGTTACCTAAAGAGAAAGAAGCTCGTGGTATTGGTGTCAAAGAGCTTATTCCTGGTGCTAAGCGAAAGGCTTCACATTTGAGTGATGTACCTGAAAAAGAAGCTAATTTAGACCTTATCAAGAGTGTTCTCAATAAAAAGCCCAAGTTCGATATTGAAAAAGCTATTTCGTTGCAAAAGAACGAAGCTAGAGCTGA aagaaacaaCCAAGAAGCTGAAGAAGGTGGTAAAAGAagcaaaaaaaggaaaggaGGTGGTAAGGGAAGTCGTAAAGCGGCCAAAAAACCCAAAAGCAATCAAGGTCAAAGAGCGCCCAGCAAAAAAGCATCGATGGGCAAAAAGAGGCGTTAA